A window from Brachionichthys hirsutus isolate HB-005 chromosome 4, CSIRO-AGI_Bhir_v1, whole genome shotgun sequence encodes these proteins:
- the tctn2 gene encoding tectonic-2, which produces MANVLVLLLPPSVLRKIICFLLFMSLADTQNTVVFQPSYVTANGPAVSALLLGNTSEMSLNLRIVSPSNTTGSIDSPSCEDEATHWTLTREQIDETAVRVHLRLDKSLRLCGDNDSDTDCCPKPLCVLETIRVSACVDGTQRASLLIQAKIHALLFPENMGNGNETAFPNNTYQSLGSCPCDLTFRACDVRCCCDKDCSNEDLKLFASNCLLGPFGGQVSLAPDYQCSVQSAENAPDWFPFLCVNSPPENNPFLGLFYRGDTIMPASGPSFQSSVLSAPVPISIYTQGSPIFRMDDQYFTIPQKVLGSCVNGAPVAFLKNFRVGCVTLLRSCPTESPLKTLPSDLSVTVKNVQGGDAVVSVTDEVVVDLSHFISNAVMFLSKDVRLVCENVTLALDYTFYWTGSGITNITLRRTVGTVTLNNTVELTTRYSAVFLNGDFMRETNSGNPGYQDGRPVIGGNMDTPDNDGGSIQRTSINLWKPEGDGSCSSAAKNTVLFGYNSTSGCLLPVSRHNVTQCNLLREAVTFLQAALIPATYVAKSGNPDALTTADWVNISFVTLNSSAAMEDTESSCSGIPSHQHIRVWSLATGAVDGSPQREIVALQVSYVLSSWSLVCGGGDVSPCLDPMESQLFPVTSSVTFTDNPVNTGPPKTRFQINFTEYDCDRNDVCWPELAFPITKYYTGEPYSQSLAKGLILVFFFIAASLLGTPWKQIRQAWSCAAL; this is translated from the exons ATGGCTAATGTATTGGTTTTATTGCTTCCCCCGTCTGTTTTACGCAAGATTATATGTTTCTTATTGTTCATGTCGCTGGCGGACACTCAAAACACTGTCG TTTTCCAGCCGTCATATGTGACCGCAAACGGACCAGCTGTCAGCGCGCTTTTGCTTGGAAACACGTCAGAGATGTCTCTGAATCTGAGGATAGTGTCTCCATCCAATACAACAG GAAGTATTGATTCTCCATCATGTGAAGATGAGGCAACGCACTGGACACTTACGAGAGAGCAGATTGACGAG ACTGCAGTTCGAGTTCATCTGAGACTGGATAAAAGTCTGCGCTTGTGTGGTGACAATGACTCAGACACAGACTGCTGTCCAAAGCCCCTGTGTGTGCTGGAGACCATACGAGTGTCTGCCTGTGTGGACGGAACGCAGCGGGCGTCACTGCTGATCCAGGCCAAGATACATGCCCTGTTGTTTCCTGAAAATATGGGAAATG GTAATGAAACAGCCTTCCCAAACAACACGTACCAAAGCCTGGGCTCTTGTCCCTGTGACCTCACATTTAGAGCTTGTGATGTACGCTGCTGCTGTGACAAG GACTGTTCCAACGAAGATTTGAAACTGTTTGCATCCAACTGTCTTCTGGGGCCTTTCGGTGGACAGGTCTCTCTTGCCCCAGATTATCAGTGCTCAGTTCAGTCCGCTGAGAACGCCCCAGACTGGTTTCCATTCCTATGCGTCAACTCTCCACCTGAAAACAACCCCTTCCTTGGGCTTTTTTATCGGGGAGACACAAT TATGCCTGCATCTGGTCCATCTTTTCAAAGCTCCGTTTTGTCAGCACCCGTGCCAATTAGCATTTATACTCAAGGAAGCCCTATTTTTAGGATGGATGACCAGTACTTCACGATTCCCCAG AAGGTGCTGGGGAGCTGTGTGAACGGTGCTCCTGTTGCATTTTTGAAAAACTTCCGAGTCGGCTGCGTCACTCTGCTGCGGTCCTGTCCGACCGAATCTCCTCTGAAGACGCTGCCGTCGGATTTGAGCGTCACAGTGAAGAATGTTCAAGGAG GTGACGCTGTAGTTAGTGTAACTGATGAAGTGGTGGTTGATTTGAGTCACTTTATTTCAAACGCTG taatgtttttatccAAAGATGTGAGGCTGGTTTGTGAGAATGTGACCTTAGCACTAGATTACACGTTCTACTGGACAGGAAGCGGAATCACAAATATCACACTGAGGCGTACTGTTGGAACTGTCACTTTAAATAATACTG TGGAATTGACTACAAGGTATTCGGCTGTTTTTCTAAATGGAGACTTTATGAGGGAGACCAACTCAGGGAACCCAG GTTATCAAGATGGAAGACCTGTTATTGGTGGAAACATGGACACACCGGATAATGATGGAGGATCAATACAGAGGACATCAATCAATCTCTGGAAACCAG AGGGTGATGGATCGTGTTCATCTGCTGCTAAAAACACAGTTCTGTTTGGATATAATTCAACATCGGGCTGTTTGCTGCCTGTCAGTCGACACAATGTGACTCAGTGTAATCTCCTGAG aGAGGCTGTTACTTTTCTCCAAGCAGCTTTGATTCCAGCCACGTATGTGGCAAAGTCTGGAAACCCAGACGCTCTGACTACGGCTGACTGGGTGAACATCAGCT TTGTGACACTGAACTCCAGTGCTGCTATGGAAGACACAGAAAGTTCCTGCAGTGGCATTCCATCCCACCAGCATATTCGTGTTTGGAGTCTTGCCACTGGAGCTGTAGATGGCTCGCCTCAAAGGGAAATCGTTGCTTTGCAAGTCAG CTACGTCCTTTCATCCTGGTCATTGGTTTGTGGAGGCGGTGATGTTTCTCCATGTTTGGACCCGATGGAGAGTCAGTTGTTCCCCGTAACCTCCTCGGTCACCTTTACGGATAATCCTGTCAACACAGGACCCCCGAAAACCAG ATTTCAGATCAACTTCACAGAGTATGACTGCGACAGGAATGATGTGTGTTGGCCGGAACTGGCCTTCCCCATCACAAAGTACTACACAG GTGAGCCATATTCTCAGTCACTGGCTAAAGGCCTAATCTTAGTTTTCTTCTTTATCGCCGCCTCGCTTCTGGGGACTCCATGGAAGCAAATTCGACAGGCATGGAGCTGTGCTGCtctgtaa
- the atp6v0a2b gene encoding V-type proton ATPase 116 kDa subunit a, with protein sequence MNSLLRGEEMCLAQLFLQSGSSYDCISELGELGLVEFRDLNPSVNAFQRKYVNEIKKCEEMERILGYLLREIKKADISLPEADVNPVAPLPKHVISIMEQLQRLEGELGEVTRNKEKLQRNLLELTEYTHMLRITRNFVQRSAEREPRHLQYEEFPFQEKDPATDYSSMQRLGAKLGFISGLIQRAKIEAFERMLWRACKGYTILSYAEVEEYLDNPDTGEPIKSVVFLISYWGDQIGQKVKKICDCYHCHLYPYPTSNDDRNHIVEGIKIRIQDLHTVLHRTEEYLRQVLMKASESVYTWVIQVKKMKAIYYILNLCSFDVTNKCLIAEVWCPVNDVPTLRSALEEGSRKNGATVPSFVNRIPTKDTPPTLMRTNKFTSGFQNIVDAYGVGTYREVNPAPFTIITFPFLFAVMFGDLGHGVLMALFAFWMVLYENNRKLKNTRNEIWNTFFEGRYIILMMGLFSIYTGLIYNDCFSKSLNIFGSGWSVKAMFDQKEWSFDDVRANRFLTLDPNVTGVFKGPYPVGIDPIWNLASNRLTFLNSYKMKMSVIMGILHMSFGVILSTFNHLHFRKKCNVYLVFLPEILFLLCLFGYLVFMILYKWLVFSAQDSTHAPSILIHFINMFMMQGDALQPLYPGQTGLQVFLMLVAVLCVPVLLLGKPLYLYWLHTGSRRLGMNRGYERVRRNSEEELSLLRAHDMEEGGRDLSSSGECQKDGFNFADELLHQAIHTIEYCLGCISNTASYLRLWALSLAHAQLSEVLWAMVMRVGLRMDISLGVLLLVPMFGLFAILTVSILLLMEGLSAFLHALRLHWVEFQNKFYSGHGVKFCAFAFSLLPTSLEIDDLL encoded by the exons ATGAATTCGCTGCTTCGCGGTGAGGAGATGTGTCTGGCGCAGCTGTTCCTACAGTCCGGGTCGTCTTACGACTGCATCAGTGAACTTGGAGAACTGGGACTCGTGGAGTTCAGAGAC CTCAATCCAAGTGTTAATGCGTTCCAGCGGAAATATGTCAACGAGATTAAAAAATGTGAAGAGATGGAACGGATCCTTG GATACCTTCTGAGAGAAATCAAGAAAGCAGACATTTCCCTCCCAGAAGCAGATGTGAACCCAGTGGCTCCTTTACCCAAGCATGTCATTTCTATAATG gagcagctgcagaggctCGAAGGGGAATTAGGTGAAGTCACCAGGAATaaggagaagctgcagaggaATCTATTGGAGCTGACGGAGTACACACACATGCTACGCATCACGCGCAACTTCGTACAGAGAAGTGCTGAG CGAGAGCCCCGACATTTACAGTACGAGGAGTTTCCTTTCCAAGAAAAAGACCCAGCGACGGACTACAGTAGCATGCAGAGGCTCGGAGCCAAACTGGG TTTCATTTCGGGCCTCATTCAGAGGGCAAAGATTGAGGCCTTTGAGCGGATGCTTTGGCGCGCATGTAAAGGCTACACCATCCTGAGCTACGCAGAGGTCGAGGAGTATCTGGACAATCCTGATACC GGTGAGCCAATCAAAAGCGTGGTGTTCTTGATCTCGTACTGGGGAGACCAAATTGGGCAGAAGGTGAAAAAGATCTGTGACTG CTACCACTGCCACTTGTATCCCTATCCTACTAGCAATGATGACAGGAATCATATTGTGGAAGGAATAAAAATCCGCATTCAGGACCTGCACACA GTGCTGCATAGAACAGAGGAATACCTGAGACAGGTCCTGATGAAGGCTTCGGAGTCCGTCTATACCTGGGTCATCCAGGTCAAGAAGATGAAGGCCATCTATTACATTCTGAACCTGTGTAGTTTTGATGTGACGAACAAGTGCCTGATCGCTGAGGTGTGGTGTCCCGTCAATGACGTTCCCACTCTGCGGAGTGCCTTAGAGGAAGGATCG aggAAAAATGGAGCAACGGTTCCTTCCTTTGTTAATCGTATCCCCACCAAAGACACCCCCCCGACCTTAATGAGGACCAACAAATTTACCTCAGGCTTCCAGAATATTGTGGACGCCTATGGAGTGGGCACTTACAGGGAGGTTAACCCTG CTCCTTTCACAATCATCACATTCCCGTTCTTGTTTGCTGTGATGTTTGGCGACCTGGGTCATGGAGTTCTCATGGCTCTGTTTGCTTTCTGGATGGTGCTGTACGAGAACAATCGCAAGCTTAAAAACACAAGGAACGAG ATCTGGAACACCTTCTTTGAGGGGCGTTACATCATCCTGATGATGGGCCTGTTCTCCATCTACACTGGGCTGATATATAATGACTGTTTCTCAAAGTCGCTTAATATCTTTGGTTCCGGATGGAGCGTGAAGGCTATGTTTGATCAGAAGGAGTGGAG TTTTGATGATGTCAGAGCGAATCGATTTCTTACTCTTGATCCAAATGTGACGGGAGTTTTTAAAGGACCGTACCCCGTGGGAATCGACCCA ATTTGGAACTTGGCCTCCAACCGCCTTACATTTTTGAACTCTTATAAGATGAAGATGTCTGTGATAATGGGCATCTTGCACATGAGCTTTGGGGTGATCCTGAGCACCTTCAACCACTT GCACTTTAGGAAGAAGTGCAACGTCTACTTGGTGTTTCTCCCCGAGATCCTGTTTCTGCTGTGTCTGTTCGGCTACCTCGTGTTCATGATATTGTACAAGTGGCTGGTCTTCTCTGCTCAGGACTCCACACACGCCCCCAGCATCCTCATCCACTTTATAAACATGTTCATGATGCAGGGTGATGCACTGCAGCCCCTCTACCCGGGACAG ACCGGTCTGCAGGTATTCCTGATGCTTGTTGCTGTTCTCTGTGTGCCAGTCTTGCTCCTGGGGAAACCTTTGTACCTTTATTGGCTTCACACCGGAAGCCGCCGCCTGGGAATGAACAGG GGATATGAGCGTGTGAGGCGAAACAGCGAAGAAGAGCTCTCTCTGTTGAGGGCTCATGACATGGAGGAGGGTGGCCGCGATCTCTCCTCCAGTGGAGAATGCCAGAAGGACGGG TTTAATTTTGCAGATGAGCTCCTGCATCAGGCCATCCACACGATCGAGTATTGCCTGGGCTGCATCTCCAACACGGCCTCTTACCTTCGGCTGTGGGCTCTCAGCCTGGCGCATGCCC AGCTGTCAGAGGTGCTGTGGGCGATGGTGATGCGAGTGGGATTACGAATGGACATCAGTCTTGGCGTTTTGCTCTTGGTGCCCATGTTTGGCCTCTTCGCCATTCTGACTGTGTCCATCCTCCTACTGATGGAGGGCCTGTCTGCGTTCCTTCATGCCCTTCGGTTGCACTG GGTGGAGTTCCAGAATAAATTCTACAGTGGGCATGGTGTCAAGTTCTGTGCCTTTGCTTTCTCTCTTCTGCCCACCAGCTTGGAAATCGATGACTTGTTATGA